GCCGTAATCAACGAACCCCCTTTTACGTCAGACTCAACAACAATAACAGCATCGGCAATGCCTGCTACTATCCGGTTTCTTTTTACAAAATTGTATCGGTCGGGTTCTGTATTGCTTGGGAATTCAGAAAGTAACCCTCCTTTAGCGACCATTTCTCTGGCTATTTGCTTGTGTACATGCGGGTATATTCTATCTAAGCCATGAGCTAGTATCCCGATTGTCGGCAAATTATGTTTCAGAGCGGCTCTATGTGCATTAATATCTATTCCGTAAGCAAGTCCGCTAACAATTAGGGTATTAGGTAGCAAGTGTGCAATTTCTTCCAGAAAAGTATCACAAAAAGTATTACCATAATTTGTGGAGTTTCTTGTCCCTACTATGCTTATTACCTTCTCTGTGTTGAAATCGATATCTCCCTCAAAATAAAATAAGACAGGAGCATCTGCGCACTCTTTCAGTCGTTTAGGGTAGTCCGTCTGATTGATGAAGTAAGTTTTAAGTTTGTTCTTCTCTATAAAAGAGAGTTCTTTTTCTGCTTTTATAAGAACCTCCGGATTAAGTATGCCATCAACCAGCTTATGAGAGATTCCTGTTTTTGCGATCAGAGTTTTTCTATTTGTTTTGAATATAGCTTCCTCGTCACCCATAATCTGTAAAAGATTGCGAGCAGTAATATCACCCACTCCCGGAATGAGGGTGAGGGCAATCTGATAAATGCGTTTATCAGAGGAAAGGTTCATTTCTTTAAATAGATTCTTTTAAAGGGTCAAAGATCTGACCATCTTTCATATGTACGGTTCTGTCTGTTATAGAAGCCAGATTTTCGTCGTGAGTTACTATAATGAATGTTTGTCCTAATGTATCGCGAAGCTTAAAAAATAATTGATGTAGTTCTTCTTTATTCTCTGTATCGAGGCTACCCGACGGCTCATCAGCCAAGATAATCGCGGGATTATTAATTAAGGCACGTGCTACAGCAACACGTTGCTTTTCGCCTCCCGATAGTTCATTTGGTTTATGTCCAAGTCTATCGGCTAAGCCCAGCATGTCGAGTAATTCTTTTGCTTTTTGCTTTGCCTGAGAATCCTTAACTTTTCCTATCAGTGCAGGTATCATTACATTTTCCAACGCTGTAAATTCGGGTAAAAGCTGATGGAACTGAAATACAAATCCAATGTTTTTGTTTCTGAAATCAGACAGTTGGCTATCTCTTAGTGAGTTCAGTTTTTGTCCATTAATGTATACTGTACCACTGTCAGCCTTATCCAGTGTCCCTATAATTTGCAGAAGGGTCGTCTTTCCGGCTCCACTAGCACCTACAATCGATATTATCTCCCCTTTTTCTACATGAAGATCTATGCCTTTGAGAACTTTAAGCGAGCCAAAACTTTTAGTTATTCCTTCTACAGTAATCATTTGTTTTATTTTATACCAATACCGAAATAGTCAAATCCTATTTCGTTCATCTCTTGTTTGTTGTATATGTTTCTTCCATCAAAAACGACAGGTTTCTTCATGGTTTTCTTTATTACTTCCCATGTAGGCAAGCGGAACTCGTTCCATTCGGTAACCATTAATATCGCATCCGCTTCTAATGTAGCATCATAGATATCTTTTGCGTATGTAATGCTGTCGCCTAGAATTCGTTTGGCCTCTTCCA
The Dysgonomonas mossii genome window above contains:
- the dprA gene encoding DNA-processing protein DprA, with protein sequence MNLSSDKRIYQIALTLIPGVGDITARNLLQIMGDEEAIFKTNRKTLIAKTGISHKLVDGILNPEVLIKAEKELSFIEKNKLKTYFINQTDYPKRLKECADAPVLFYFEGDIDFNTEKVISIVGTRNSTNYGNTFCDTFLEEIAHLLPNTLIVSGLAYGIDINAHRAALKHNLPTIGILAHGLDRIYPHVHKQIAREMVAKGGLLSEFPSNTEPDRYNFVKRNRIVAGIADAVIVVESDVKGGSLITAEIANSYCKDVFAVPGKMTDKYSQGCNKLISSHKADLFRSTEYFLQQMGWDNESPKKKKAPIQQSLFTILSDDEQAIVNKLSEKESIHIDQLARELDVPAYSLFSTLLEMEMKGIIRTLPGNLYTIS
- a CDS encoding ABC transporter ATP-binding protein, with translation MITVEGITKSFGSLKVLKGIDLHVEKGEIISIVGASGAGKTTLLQIIGTLDKADSGTVYINGQKLNSLRDSQLSDFRNKNIGFVFQFHQLLPEFTALENVMIPALIGKVKDSQAKQKAKELLDMLGLADRLGHKPNELSGGEKQRVAVARALINNPAIILADEPSGSLDTENKEELHQLFFKLRDTLGQTFIIVTHDENLASITDRTVHMKDGQIFDPLKESI